Proteins co-encoded in one Hymenobacter swuensis DY53 genomic window:
- a CDS encoding DUF4259 domain-containing protein, whose product MGAWGYYNFDNDTAADFAGNFKDEPGAEVLREALAAVTEEDYLDSDEACEALAAAEIVAAVLGKPGPDFPADLLLVIPRLTIDHIEPLRTPARHAVLAVLRENSELRELWAESDDYNNWQELQHTLLQRLEPHA is encoded by the coding sequence ATGGGTGCCTGGGGCTATTACAATTTTGATAATGACACAGCGGCTGATTTTGCCGGTAACTTCAAGGATGAGCCGGGAGCTGAAGTGTTGCGCGAAGCCCTGGCGGCCGTAACTGAGGAGGATTACCTCGACTCCGACGAAGCCTGTGAAGCACTGGCCGCCGCTGAAATCGTGGCCGCCGTGCTGGGCAAGCCGGGCCCCGACTTTCCGGCCGACCTACTGCTGGTAATTCCCCGGCTTACCATCGACCACATTGAGCCTCTGCGCACGCCTGCCCGGCATGCCGTATTGGCCGTGTTGCGGGAAAACTCGGAGCTGCGTGAGCTGTGGGCCGAAAGCGACGACTACAACAACTGGCAGGAATTGCAGCACACGTTGCTGCAGCGCCTCGAACCCCACGCCTAA
- a CDS encoding sensor histidine kinase, with protein sequence MSLKLKIRLSILTMLTLLLGLGGYTFFTIQRLEGGAQGIQQANFRSVEYGEQMLRALEQLQEQPAAQAPLAQLRRALTREAANITETGELELVDTLTQHLADYQRLMDDRAPATQQLGRLHQLRAETHRMMQLNAASFNLQTRRVTAQAARSRRLLLTLLLLSTAVGLGLVVRLPRIVLRPLRRLTADVEDIASPGPATQISIAKNDEVGAVALALNRAFGYMQDQRSVTRAALATERSRLESLIEHLDEGLLLLDPDRTVLLANPAARELLGRAAADLVGHLAEELSQESQLLHDLFRPLLEQEAVRAGDTPPPVTLTITRPGGETAYYQLTLNHIVSRNRETSRTEFVGHILSLRNVSDFKKLDEVKSNYLATISHELKTPLASIKLSLMLLQDERTEPEERQRIADGIRDETQRLLGMVGQLLAVSRLDAGAEIQFDVQPIPLANIVQYAIETVRPQLEDRELQLRLEVPHDLPAARADLEKTTWVLINLLANAIRYSPRGADLCVRALQHEGQLQIGVQDCGPGIPAEYHERIFQRFSEVPNASGHKGGSGLGLSISREFIEAQGGRLWVESEPDRGSRFLFTLPLAD encoded by the coding sequence ATGTCTCTGAAACTCAAAATCCGCCTCAGCATTCTGACCATGCTGACTTTGCTGCTGGGGCTGGGCGGCTACACGTTTTTCACCATTCAACGGCTGGAAGGCGGGGCGCAGGGGATTCAGCAGGCCAATTTCCGCTCCGTGGAATATGGGGAGCAGATGCTGCGGGCCCTGGAGCAGCTGCAGGAACAGCCCGCTGCCCAGGCTCCGCTGGCTCAGCTCCGCCGCGCCCTCACCCGCGAGGCCGCCAACATCACCGAAACCGGCGAGTTGGAACTGGTGGACACGCTCACCCAGCACTTGGCTGACTACCAGCGCCTGATGGATGACCGCGCCCCGGCTACCCAACAGCTGGGCCGGCTGCACCAACTGCGGGCCGAAACACACCGCATGATGCAGCTCAATGCCGCGTCGTTCAACCTGCAAACCCGGCGCGTAACCGCGCAGGCCGCTCGCTCCCGCCGTCTGCTGCTCACGCTTCTGCTCCTGAGCACGGCTGTAGGCCTGGGCCTAGTGGTGCGCCTGCCGCGCATTGTATTGCGCCCCCTGCGCCGCCTCACTGCCGATGTGGAAGACATTGCCAGTCCCGGCCCGGCCACGCAGATTTCCATTGCCAAAAACGACGAAGTAGGCGCCGTGGCGCTGGCCCTGAACCGCGCATTTGGCTATATGCAGGATCAGCGCAGCGTGACGCGGGCGGCCTTGGCCACGGAGCGCAGTCGCCTGGAAAGCCTTATCGAGCACCTCGATGAAGGCCTGCTGCTGCTGGACCCCGACCGTACCGTTCTGCTGGCTAACCCGGCGGCCCGGGAGCTGCTGGGCCGTGCAGCCGCCGATCTGGTGGGCCACCTTGCGGAGGAGCTGAGCCAAGAGTCGCAATTGCTGCACGACCTGTTCCGGCCACTACTGGAGCAGGAAGCGGTGCGCGCCGGTGATACGCCCCCGCCGGTTACCCTCACCATCACCCGCCCCGGTGGCGAAACCGCTTACTACCAGCTTACCCTCAACCACATCGTCAGCCGCAACCGGGAAACCAGCCGCACCGAGTTTGTGGGGCATATTCTGAGCCTGCGCAACGTATCCGACTTCAAGAAGCTGGATGAGGTGAAGTCCAACTACCTAGCCACCATTTCGCACGAGCTGAAAACGCCGCTGGCCAGCATCAAGCTCAGCCTGATGCTGCTGCAGGATGAGCGCACCGAGCCCGAGGAGCGTCAGCGCATTGCCGACGGCATCCGCGACGAAACGCAGCGCCTGCTGGGCATGGTGGGCCAGCTACTGGCCGTATCCCGGCTGGATGCCGGGGCCGAAATCCAGTTCGATGTGCAGCCTATTCCGCTGGCCAACATTGTGCAGTACGCCATTGAAACCGTGCGCCCCCAGCTGGAGGATCGGGAACTGCAGCTGCGCCTGGAAGTACCCCATGACCTGCCTGCTGCCCGCGCCGACCTGGAAAAGACCACCTGGGTCCTCATCAATCTGCTGGCCAACGCCATCCGTTACTCCCCGCGTGGTGCCGACCTGTGCGTGCGGGCCCTGCAGCACGAAGGGCAACTGCAAATTGGGGTGCAGGACTGCGGGCCGGGCATCCCGGCAGAATATCACGAGCGGATTTTTCAGCGCTTCTCAGAAGTACCCAACGCCAGTGGCCACAAAGGGGGCTCGGGGCTGGGGCTGAGCATTTCGCGCGAGTTCATTGAGGCCCAAGGCGGACGGTTGTGGGTGGAAAGTGAGCCGGACCGGGGCAGTCGGTTTCTCTTTACGCTGCCATTAGCGGATTAA
- a CDS encoding YbbC/YhhH family protein has product MRLVVERLCPSGSNNISNDETQDIASLQPPYTFFSMLLRSTLYYTLILLVLSFSSCAQGKKHSRLGLEVAKEELQEALKKTSESASPTTQQPLPDSIAAVRFAEPILFRTYGKKHIVDERPYEIYLIDKYWVLMGTLPENWDGGTFTIILDSRDSRVIKLTHGK; this is encoded by the coding sequence TTGCGTCTCGTCGTTGAACGACTTTGCCCGAGCGGTTCAAACAACATCAGCAACGACGAGACGCAAGATATTGCGTCTCTACAGCCTCCTTATACCTTCTTCTCCATGTTATTACGCTCTACTCTCTATTACACTTTAATCCTACTGGTACTAAGTTTCAGCAGCTGCGCACAAGGCAAAAAACATAGCCGATTAGGGCTGGAAGTTGCGAAGGAAGAGCTTCAGGAAGCACTGAAGAAAACTTCTGAATCAGCCAGTCCCACAACGCAGCAGCCATTGCCGGATAGCATTGCGGCTGTGCGATTTGCTGAGCCAATTCTATTTCGCACGTATGGCAAAAAGCACATCGTGGATGAACGGCCTTATGAGATATATCTTATTGACAAATATTGGGTATTGATGGGCACGCTACCAGAAAATTGGGACGGAGGTACGTTCACCATCATTTTGGATTCAAGAGACAGCCGGGTAATAAAGCTGACGCACGGGAAATAG
- a CDS encoding ABC transporter permease — translation MKSLFLPNARPPRTTFALMAAGQAGLLLLLWLFYPLQLFPSLGDVLRALADLTTTQGLVPELWASMTTALQALGMATVLALLISYLTALPFFRPLAYAASKMRYLTLTGLTFFVALLVSSGHEVKLSVLTFATTVYLVTGMTSVMLSTTQQELDHARTLGLGEWRSFWEVVVLGKLADMLEVVRQNFAIIWTMITLVETLYQSEGGIGLLLYKQNRYLHLDGVVAIQLVILAAGAAQDYLFELLRRVFFPYASLAAAR, via the coding sequence ATGAAATCCCTCTTCCTCCCCAACGCCCGGCCGCCGCGTACCACGTTTGCCCTGATGGCGGCCGGGCAGGCGGGGCTGCTGCTGCTGCTGTGGCTGTTTTACCCGCTGCAGCTGTTCCCCTCCCTGGGTGACGTACTGCGCGCCCTCGCCGACCTGACTACCACCCAGGGGCTGGTGCCGGAGCTGTGGGCTAGCATGACGACGGCCCTGCAGGCCCTGGGCATGGCCACGGTACTGGCGCTGCTGATTTCCTACCTCACGGCCCTGCCCTTCTTCCGGCCGTTGGCCTACGCGGCTTCCAAGATGCGCTACCTCACTCTCACCGGCCTCACGTTTTTCGTGGCCCTGCTGGTGAGCTCGGGCCACGAGGTGAAGCTCTCGGTGCTCACCTTCGCCACCACCGTGTACCTCGTCACGGGCATGACGTCCGTGATGCTCAGCACCACCCAGCAGGAGCTGGACCACGCCCGCACCCTGGGCCTAGGCGAGTGGCGCAGCTTCTGGGAAGTGGTGGTGCTGGGCAAGCTGGCCGATATGCTGGAAGTGGTGCGCCAGAACTTTGCCATCATCTGGACGATGATAACCCTGGTCGAAACGCTCTACCAATCGGAAGGCGGCATCGGCCTGCTTCTCTACAAGCAAAACCGCTACCTCCACCTCGACGGCGTGGTCGCCATCCAGCTCGTCATCCTGGCCGCCGGCGCCGCCCAGGACTACCTCTTCGAACTGCTCCGCCGCGTGTTTTTCCCCTACGCCAGCCTGGCCGCCGCGCGGTAA
- a CDS encoding EamA family transporter, producing MWWRYALLSAVFAALTAVLAKVGMKGVDSSLATAVRTVVVLVLAWAVVYFQHGLGGLTQLTRQNWLFLGLSGGATGLSWLFYFRALQLGPVSKVAPVDKLSVALAILLSVLFLGEKLTWQTGLGAGLILAGTLVLIR from the coding sequence ATGTGGTGGCGCTACGCCTTGCTTTCCGCCGTATTTGCGGCCCTTACGGCAGTACTGGCGAAAGTCGGGATGAAGGGCGTGGACTCCAGTCTGGCTACCGCCGTGCGTACGGTAGTTGTACTGGTGCTGGCCTGGGCCGTGGTGTATTTCCAGCACGGTCTGGGCGGCCTCACTCAGCTCACGCGGCAGAACTGGTTGTTTCTGGGGCTTTCGGGCGGGGCAACCGGGCTTTCGTGGCTGTTCTATTTCCGGGCGTTGCAGCTGGGGCCGGTATCGAAGGTAGCGCCGGTAGATAAGCTGAGCGTGGCCCTGGCCATTTTGCTGTCGGTGCTGTTTCTGGGCGAAAAGCTGACCTGGCAGACTGGTTTGGGCGCGGGTCTAATTCTGGCTGGCACCCTAGTGCTCATTCGGTAG
- a CDS encoding OmpA family protein, whose translation MTTRGKFVLGVLIAALLYFGINKLVQSGVLFKKAATESVLLNSIELPAASGGSRANVAVPLAPLPSETPAGKGSPIVWEVMAWNSQMAGMLANGGARTTQGSSMAAGGLDMQIVRQDDVAKMQADLVKNALDLQTNPDTPGLLVSIMGDGLPAFSAVQPQLEKAGTGLQIIPYSVGKSFGEDKLMGPKEWLDNPKAALGKTVACYLRDGDQNIALKWCADNGLKVNPDETTYDPEAVNFMAASDFLVAAEKYIIGKPEQRVKVVKGKNTGVKVDVVADAVATWTPGDVNIAKQKGGLVNIVSTKDYSNQMPNIMVTTKRWYDAHPKEVEALITALAVAGDQVKSHPEALSRAADISASVYGDKDKPGSYWLRYYKGVSEADRNGEVVELGGSKAFNFADNLALFGLNEGGTNIYAAVYKTFGDVQHQLYPKELPSYVPLDQMLDLAPLRKLQDKYRGKNLAPAEQQQFAADDEIRQSVSRRAWNIEFNTGQRTFTPAAEQQLDQLFNDLVVAGRLKVAVHGHTDNVGDAQRNQQLSQDRAEAVRQWLEQRSASAFPAGRVQTYAHGAQEPVAPNTTPEGKARNRRVEIVLGN comes from the coding sequence ATGACAACTCGCGGTAAATTCGTACTGGGCGTCCTCATTGCGGCGCTGCTGTACTTTGGCATCAACAAGCTCGTGCAGAGCGGGGTGCTGTTCAAGAAAGCGGCCACCGAGTCGGTGCTGCTGAACTCCATTGAGCTGCCCGCCGCCAGCGGCGGCTCCCGCGCCAACGTGGCCGTGCCGCTGGCTCCGCTGCCTTCTGAAACTCCGGCCGGTAAGGGCAGTCCTATTGTGTGGGAAGTAATGGCCTGGAACTCGCAGATGGCCGGCATGCTGGCCAACGGCGGGGCCCGCACTACTCAGGGCTCCAGCATGGCTGCCGGCGGCCTGGATATGCAGATTGTGCGCCAGGACGACGTAGCCAAAATGCAGGCCGACCTGGTGAAAAACGCCCTCGATCTGCAAACCAACCCCGATACGCCCGGCCTGCTGGTGAGCATCATGGGCGACGGCCTGCCGGCCTTCTCGGCGGTGCAGCCCCAGCTGGAAAAAGCCGGCACCGGTCTGCAGATCATTCCCTACTCGGTGGGCAAAAGCTTCGGCGAGGACAAGCTGATGGGCCCCAAGGAGTGGCTCGATAACCCCAAAGCCGCCCTGGGCAAAACCGTGGCCTGCTACCTGCGCGACGGCGACCAGAACATTGCCCTGAAATGGTGCGCCGACAACGGCCTGAAAGTCAACCCCGACGAAACCACCTACGACCCCGAAGCTGTGAACTTCATGGCCGCCTCCGACTTCCTGGTGGCCGCCGAGAAATACATCATCGGCAAGCCCGAGCAGCGCGTGAAAGTGGTAAAAGGCAAGAACACCGGCGTGAAAGTAGACGTGGTAGCCGACGCCGTAGCCACCTGGACGCCCGGCGACGTGAACATTGCCAAGCAGAAAGGCGGCTTGGTGAACATTGTGAGCACCAAGGACTACAGCAACCAAATGCCCAACATCATGGTGACCACTAAGCGCTGGTACGACGCCCACCCGAAGGAAGTGGAAGCCCTGATTACGGCCCTGGCCGTGGCCGGCGACCAGGTAAAATCTCACCCCGAGGCCCTGAGCCGCGCCGCCGACATTTCGGCCTCCGTGTACGGCGATAAGGACAAGCCCGGCAGCTACTGGCTGCGCTACTACAAGGGCGTGAGCGAGGCCGACCGCAACGGCGAGGTAGTGGAGCTGGGCGGCTCCAAGGCATTCAACTTCGCCGATAACCTGGCCCTTTTTGGCCTGAACGAAGGCGGCACCAACATCTACGCCGCCGTGTACAAAACCTTCGGCGACGTGCAGCACCAGCTCTACCCCAAGGAACTGCCCAGCTACGTACCCCTCGACCAGATGCTGGACCTCGCCCCGCTGCGCAAGCTGCAGGACAAGTACCGCGGCAAAAACCTGGCCCCGGCCGAGCAGCAGCAGTTTGCCGCCGATGACGAAATCCGCCAGAGCGTGAGCCGCCGGGCCTGGAACATCGAGTTCAACACCGGTCAGCGCACCTTCACCCCCGCCGCCGAGCAGCAGCTCGACCAGCTCTTCAACGACCTGGTCGTGGCCGGCCGCCTGAAAGTAGCCGTGCACGGCCACACCGACAACGTGGGCGACGCCCAGCGCAACCAGCAGCTCAGCCAGGACCGCGCCGAGGCCGTGCGCCAGTGGCTGGAGCAGCGCAGCGCCAGCGCCTTCCCCGCCGGCCGCGTGCAAACCTACGCCCACGGCGCCCAGGAGCCCGTGGCCCCCAACACCACCCCCGAAGGCAAAGCCCGCAACCGCCGCGTGGAAATCGTGCTGGGCAACTAA
- a CDS encoding sigma-54-dependent transcriptional regulator, giving the protein MPTGTLLLIDDEARLRQLLARVLELEGYTVLQAPDASRGLELLQHHAREVLVVISDVKLPDGHGVDLMPRYRAKAPDCEIVLLTAFGTIPDGVRAMKQGAFDYLTKGDYEQQLVVVVERAAEKARLRHRVAELERRMSQRFSFESMIGTAPALRRAQDLARQVAPTDSTVLLEGPTGAGKELFAQALHEASERKAKPFVAVNCSAFPKDLLESELFGYKKGAFTGALADKKGLLEEATGGTLFLDEIGELELNVQAKFLRVLETRQFTKLGDTKPTSVNVRIVAATNRNLRQEAAAGHFRPDLYYRLSVFTINVPSLQERAQDVPILAEHFLQHFAAQLRKRLPGLEPECVELLTRYEWPGNVRELKNVLERAAILAPADQRLSAGYLPDEFHTLPASGSPDADPTDQSLRAVEARHIRQILHQVQGNKTEAARRLAIGLTTLYRKVQEYEL; this is encoded by the coding sequence ATGCCCACCGGTACCCTGCTCCTGATTGACGACGAAGCCCGCCTGCGCCAGCTGTTGGCGCGGGTGCTGGAGCTGGAAGGCTACACCGTGCTGCAGGCCCCCGATGCCAGCCGCGGCCTGGAGTTGCTGCAGCACCACGCCCGCGAGGTGCTGGTGGTCATTTCCGACGTGAAGCTCCCCGACGGTCACGGCGTGGACCTGATGCCGCGCTACCGCGCCAAAGCCCCCGACTGCGAAATTGTGCTGCTCACCGCCTTCGGCACCATCCCCGATGGCGTGCGGGCCATGAAGCAGGGCGCCTTCGACTACCTCACCAAGGGCGACTACGAGCAGCAGCTGGTGGTAGTGGTGGAGCGCGCCGCCGAAAAAGCCCGCCTGCGCCACCGCGTGGCCGAGCTGGAGCGGCGCATGAGCCAGCGGTTCAGCTTCGAGAGTATGATTGGCACAGCCCCGGCCCTGCGCCGCGCCCAGGACCTGGCCCGCCAGGTAGCCCCCACCGACAGCACCGTGCTGCTGGAAGGCCCCACCGGCGCGGGCAAGGAGCTGTTTGCCCAGGCGTTGCACGAGGCCAGTGAGCGAAAAGCCAAGCCCTTCGTGGCCGTCAACTGCTCAGCCTTCCCCAAGGATCTGCTGGAATCGGAGCTGTTTGGCTACAAGAAGGGCGCGTTTACGGGCGCGCTGGCCGATAAGAAAGGCCTGCTGGAGGAAGCCACCGGCGGCACGCTGTTTCTGGACGAAATCGGGGAGCTGGAGCTGAACGTGCAGGCCAAGTTTCTGCGGGTGCTGGAAACCCGGCAGTTCACCAAGCTCGGCGACACCAAGCCCACCAGCGTGAACGTGCGCATTGTGGCCGCCACCAACCGCAACTTGCGCCAGGAGGCCGCCGCCGGCCACTTCCGCCCCGATCTGTACTACCGCCTCTCGGTGTTCACCATTAACGTGCCCAGCCTGCAGGAGCGCGCCCAGGACGTGCCCATCCTGGCCGAGCATTTCCTCCAGCACTTCGCCGCCCAGCTGCGCAAGCGCCTGCCGGGTCTGGAGCCCGAATGCGTGGAGCTGCTCACGCGCTACGAGTGGCCCGGCAACGTGCGCGAGCTGAAAAACGTACTGGAGCGCGCCGCCATCCTGGCCCCCGCCGACCAGCGCCTCTCCGCCGGCTACCTCCCCGACGAATTTCACACCTTGCCTGCCTCCGGTAGCCCCGACGCCGACCCCACCGACCAGAGTCTGCGTGCCGTGGAAGCCCGCCACATCCGCCAGATCCTCCACCAAGTGCAGGGCAACAAAACCGAAGCCGCGCGCCGCCTCGCCATCGGCCTCACGACCTTGTATAGAAAGGTGCAGGAGTATGAGCTGTAG
- a CDS encoding ATP-binding cassette domain-containing protein produces MTPYSYKSPVLTLDNVSLTLNGETILRDISAQVLDVCRPGMSQGQVVGFYGRSGMGKSVLCRLMAGLLAPSSGEVLVGEAQQPATPGAVGFVQQHYPLFNHRTLLDNLLVAAARRHPDPAEARRQAEEYLERFQLTPHRSKYPAHLSGGQRQRAAIAQQLLCSDHLILLDEPFSGLDVAMIDEVRKIILEVTTLDELNTVVIVSHDLATTTALSDRLWLLGQERDAAGQLLPGATISPQHQYNLAEMGLAWHENVEAESEFVRFVEHLKEEIRLSA; encoded by the coding sequence ATGACTCCCTACTCCTACAAATCCCCCGTGCTCACCCTCGACAATGTGTCGCTGACGCTGAACGGGGAAACCATTCTGCGCGATATTTCGGCGCAGGTGCTGGATGTGTGCCGGCCGGGCATGAGCCAGGGCCAGGTGGTGGGCTTCTACGGCCGCTCGGGCATGGGCAAGTCTGTCCTGTGCCGGCTGATGGCGGGGCTGCTGGCCCCCAGTAGCGGCGAGGTGCTGGTGGGCGAGGCGCAGCAGCCGGCCACGCCCGGCGCGGTGGGCTTCGTGCAGCAGCACTACCCCTTGTTCAACCACCGCACCCTGCTCGACAACCTGCTGGTAGCCGCCGCCCGCCGCCACCCCGACCCCGCCGAGGCCCGCCGCCAGGCCGAAGAATACCTGGAGCGGTTCCAGCTCACGCCCCACCGCAGCAAGTACCCAGCCCACCTCTCGGGCGGGCAGCGCCAGCGCGCCGCCATTGCCCAGCAGCTGCTCTGCTCCGACCACCTTATCCTGCTCGACGAGCCCTTCTCCGGCCTCGACGTGGCCATGATTGACGAGGTGCGCAAAATCATCCTCGAAGTCACCACCCTCGACGAGCTCAACACCGTGGTCATCGTCTCCCACGACCTGGCCACCACCACCGCCCTCTCCGACCGGCTCTGGCTACTGGGCCAGGAGCGCGACGCCGCGGGCCAGCTGCTGCCCGGCGCCACCATCAGCCCCCAGCACCAGTACAACCTCGCCGAGATGGGCCTCGCCTGGCACGAAAACGTGGAAGCCGAGTCGGAGTTCGTCCGGTTCGTGGAGCATCTGAAAGAGGAGATTCGGCTGAGTGCGTAA
- a CDS encoding NAD(P)H-dependent glycerol-3-phosphate dehydrogenase produces MEKIAMLGGGSWATALTKILSENGSRVHWWMRSKDDVQHLLRTRHNPRYLSSVVHDLDRVLPTTDLEEAVRDADWLVLAVPAAFVQSTLDKLDRDSLKNKRVISAIKGMIPGKNVLVTDYVAERFRLPRTRLGVVAGPCHAEEVALEKQSYLTIGSPDAELAEDFSRLLRNRYVKANPAEDLDGIEYCAVMKNIIALTGGIAHGLGYGDNFQAVLVSNAVQEMRRFVHALNPQPRDLSASAYLGDLLVTAYSQFSRNRTFGNMVGRGYSVKSAQMEMNMVAEGYYAVKSIYEVNRKLQVSMPITSAAYHILYEKISPAVEIELLKEKFK; encoded by the coding sequence TTGGAAAAAATAGCCATGCTTGGCGGCGGCTCCTGGGCCACCGCGCTGACCAAAATTCTCTCAGAAAACGGCAGCCGCGTCCACTGGTGGATGCGCAGCAAGGATGATGTGCAGCACCTGCTGCGCACCCGCCACAACCCCCGTTACCTCTCCTCCGTGGTCCACGATCTGGACCGGGTGCTCCCTACCACTGATCTGGAAGAGGCGGTGCGGGACGCCGACTGGCTGGTGCTAGCCGTACCTGCTGCCTTCGTGCAAAGCACCCTCGACAAACTGGACCGGGATTCTCTCAAGAATAAGCGTGTGATTTCCGCCATTAAGGGCATGATTCCGGGCAAGAACGTGCTGGTGACGGACTACGTGGCCGAGCGGTTTCGCCTGCCCCGCACCCGCCTGGGCGTGGTGGCTGGCCCCTGCCACGCCGAGGAGGTAGCCCTGGAAAAGCAGAGCTACCTCACCATCGGCTCACCCGACGCGGAGCTGGCGGAGGATTTCAGCCGCCTGCTGCGCAACCGCTACGTGAAGGCCAACCCCGCCGAAGACTTGGATGGCATTGAGTACTGCGCCGTGATGAAGAACATCATTGCCCTGACCGGCGGTATTGCCCACGGTCTGGGCTACGGCGATAACTTTCAGGCGGTGCTGGTAAGCAATGCCGTGCAGGAAATGCGCCGCTTCGTGCACGCCCTCAACCCCCAGCCCCGCGACCTGTCGGCCTCCGCCTACCTGGGTGACTTGCTGGTGACGGCCTACTCACAGTTTTCGCGCAACCGCACCTTCGGCAACATGGTGGGCCGGGGCTACTCCGTGAAATCGGCCCAGATGGAAATGAACATGGTGGCGGAAGGCTACTATGCCGTTAAAAGCATCTATGAGGTGAACCGCAAGCTGCAGGTGTCCATGCCCATCACCTCGGCGGCCTACCACATCCTCTACGAGAAGATTTCGCCGGCCGTGGAGATTGAGCTGCTGAAGGAGAAGTTTAAGTAG
- a CDS encoding EamA family transporter, with amino-acid sequence MHWLLLALLTALCLAAYNFFIKLASGYISAAAGAVILQLVAAGLGAAWLLWLHLNGQPLDISRKGVGLAVLAGLGVGLAEILTFVVFSRGVSSSVGTPVIVGGSVLLTAVLGLVVLRESLSWSQGLGLLSIVVGIALLARGH; translated from the coding sequence ATGCACTGGCTGCTGCTGGCCCTGCTTACGGCCCTGTGCCTGGCGGCCTATAATTTCTTCATTAAGCTGGCCTCAGGGTATATTTCGGCGGCGGCCGGGGCGGTTATTCTGCAGTTGGTGGCCGCTGGCCTTGGGGCGGCGTGGCTGTTGTGGCTGCATCTGAACGGGCAGCCGCTGGACATCAGCCGCAAAGGCGTGGGGCTGGCGGTACTGGCCGGGCTGGGCGTAGGGCTGGCCGAAATCTTGACGTTTGTGGTATTCAGCCGGGGCGTTTCCTCCTCCGTGGGCACGCCAGTTATTGTGGGCGGCTCGGTGCTGCTCACGGCGGTACTGGGGCTGGTAGTGTTACGCGAGTCGCTGAGCTGGTCGCAGGGGTTGGGGCTGCTGAGCATTGTGGTGGGCATTGCCCTGCTGGCCCGGGGGCACTGA
- a CDS encoding phosphatase PAP2 family protein — translation MSFFSAYAIRRTAAGLLLSAASILPLTAQIQPVPASADTLRKYENPAGIPTVVKQPWYKGKLVKATIVPALLIGYGASTINGNGFYSSYDARRDIQKQFSGFHTKADDFLIIAPYLELGAVALAGVKSRNDRINTLLVIGKSELIFGALTYALKNTTKVLRPDGSTRNSFPSGHTAQAFLAASIVHTEFRDQSQWYGVGAYTIATSVAALRMLNDRHWQSDVVAGAGIGILSAHLGYLTHRNRWGRKPYLKGVSASPMAWPGGATGLTVTWRAQ, via the coding sequence GTGTCGTTTTTTTCTGCTTACGCTATCCGCCGCACTGCCGCTGGCCTGCTGCTTAGCGCAGCCTCCATCCTCCCCCTGACGGCTCAGATTCAGCCCGTACCCGCTTCTGCCGATACACTTCGCAAGTACGAAAACCCCGCCGGCATCCCCACGGTGGTGAAGCAGCCCTGGTATAAAGGCAAGCTGGTGAAGGCCACCATCGTGCCGGCCCTGCTTATTGGCTACGGCGCGTCCACCATCAACGGCAACGGTTTCTACAGCAGCTATGACGCCCGCCGCGACATTCAGAAGCAGTTTTCCGGCTTTCATACCAAGGCCGACGACTTTTTGATCATTGCGCCTTATCTGGAACTGGGCGCGGTGGCCCTGGCCGGCGTGAAATCACGCAACGACCGGATCAACACCCTGCTGGTTATCGGCAAGTCGGAGCTGATTTTCGGGGCCCTGACCTACGCCCTCAAGAATACCACCAAGGTGCTCCGGCCCGATGGCAGCACGCGCAACTCGTTTCCTTCCGGCCACACGGCACAGGCATTTCTGGCCGCCAGCATTGTGCACACCGAGTTCCGGGACCAAAGCCAGTGGTACGGCGTGGGGGCCTATACCATTGCGACCAGCGTGGCAGCCCTGCGCATGCTGAACGACCGGCACTGGCAGTCCGACGTGGTTGCCGGGGCCGGTATCGGTATTCTGTCGGCGCATCTGGGGTATCTTACCCACCGTAACCGCTGGGGCCGCAAGCCATATCTGAAAGGGGTAAGTGCTTCGCCCATGGCCTGGCCGGGTGGTGCTACCGGCCTCACGGTTACCTGGCGGGCCCAGTAG